In one Lycium barbarum isolate Lr01 chromosome 7, ASM1917538v2, whole genome shotgun sequence genomic region, the following are encoded:
- the LOC132604171 gene encoding high mobility group B protein 9-like codes for MGSEVLNGVLLLYHPRQPAPSSSSKLPAQTCNAIVLYNLPPHHHSGGRNRRRKDRDPSRPKPNRSGYNFFAEKHSKFNSLYPNREREFTKMLGGSWNNISRRKNGVSKLWGERQGKVPEGIEGV; via the exons ATGGGATCTGAAGTTCTCAATGGAGTACTTTTACTTTACCATCCACGGCAACCAGCTCCATCATCTTCTTCCAAATTACCTGCACAAACGTGCAACGCCATTGTACTTTACAATCTGCCACCTCACCACCATTCAGGAGGGAGGAACAGGAGGAGGAAGGACAGAGACCCTAGCCGCCCGAAACCTAATAGGAGTGGTTACAACTTCTTTGCTGAAAAACATTCCAAGTTCAACTCTCTTTATCCAAATAGAGAGAGGGAATTCACTAAGATGCTTGGAGGATCTTGGAACAATATCTCCCGAAGAAAAAACG GTGTATCAAAACTGTGGGGTGAAAGACAAGGAAAGGTACCAGAAGGAATTGAAGGAGTATAA
- the LOC132604170 gene encoding glutathione S-transferase-like, with amino-acid sequence MATPVKVYGPTLSTAVSRVLACLLEKDVPFQLQPVNMAKGEHKKPDYLKIQPFGQVPAFQDEAITLFESRSINRYICDKYGSQGNKGLYGTNPLAKASIDQWIEAEGQSFNPPSSILVFQLAFAPRMKLKQDENLIRQNEEKLKKVLDVYEKRLGENQYLAGDEFTLADLSHLPNIQYLVNGTDRAELFTSRKNVERWWGEISGRESWKKVVEMQTSPPPS; translated from the exons ATGGCCACTCCAGTGAAAGTGTACGGACCAACATTATCAACAGCAGTGTCAAGAGTTTTAGCTTGTCTTCTTGAAAAAGATGTTCCCTTTCAGCTCCAACCAGTTAACATGGCTAAAGGGGAACACAAGAAACCTGATTATCTCAAAATTCAG CCCTTTGGTCAAGTCCCAGCTTTTCAAGATGAGGCCATAACTCTGTTTG AATCCAGATCTATAAATAGGTACATATGTGACAAATATGGGAGTCAAGGGAACAAGGGACTATACGGAACAAACCCGTTAGCGAAAGCATCTATAGACCAATGGATAGAGGCAGAAGGACAAAGTTTCAATCCACCAAGTTCAATTCTTGTATTCCAGTTGGCTTTTGCACCACGAATGAAGCTCAAACAAGACGAGAACTTGATCAGACAGAACGAAGAGAAGCTCAAAAAAGTGCTTGATGTGTATGAAAAGAGGCTCGGAGAGAATCAGTACTTGGCCGGAGATGAATTCACATTGGCCGATCTCTCTCACCTTCCAAACATCCAATACCTGGTGAACGGAACAGACAGAGCAGAGCTCTTCACTTCAAGAAAGAATGTGGAAAGGTGGTGGGGTGAGATATCCGGTAGAGAATCATGGAAGAAGGTAGTTGAAATGCAGACCTCACCCCCTCCCTCCTAG
- the LOC132604166 gene encoding mechanosensitive ion channel protein 6-like, protein MEKLKNSFKSLSPDHHHPEEEHQILLNQTEKNPYLYMNTSKPKDFVLEKNNKETELSISPKPHFNKNDSNTSDDIISTLGNSNKDLNFAEVSPCSQSSSSSSRKKSSLLVNRTKSRLMDPPEQDQRSQNVAMKSGVLLKDSKIEEEEEEEEDPFSGEDLPEEYKKVKFSTLTVLQLVSLVVIIAALVCSVIFRVLREKKAFGLELWKWEVMILVLICGRLFSGCVIRLVVFLVELNFLLRKRVLYFVYGLRTSVQNCIWLSLVLIAWQCIFNNKVDKMTGGKVLPYVSSIWICLLVGTYIWLLKTILVKVLAMSFHVSAFFDRIRESLFNQYVIETLSGPALVEIDQPEHEEEEKGTPRKTPMSATPRSSAFSRVISEKEKGEKGGITIDHLHRLNQKNISAWNMKRLINMVRNGVLSTLDEKLLESTHEDESAVQITSEKKAKAAAQQIFSNVAKPGSKFIYLEDLMRFLREDEALKTVRLIEGGTETGGISKRALKNWAVNAFRERRALALSLNDTNTAVNKLHQMLNVLVAIIIIIIWLLIFRVATTHFLVFLSSQMLLVVFIFGNSAKTTFEAIIFLFVMHPFDVGDRVEVDGVQMVVEEMNILTTVFLRYDNQKIIYPNSVLSTKPVSNYYRSPHMGDAVDFCIHISTPTQKIAMMKERITRYIENRSDHWQPAPMIVMRDVEDLNGIKWSVWLSHTMNHQDMGERWARRALLVEEMVKIFRELDIQYRMLPLDVNIRHLPQLSSSRAPSNWTVSA, encoded by the exons ATGGAAAAACTAAAAAATTCCTTCAAATCTCTCTCTCCTGATCATCATCATCCTGAAGAAGAACATCAAATTCTCTTAAACCAAACTGAAAAAAACCCATATCTTTACATGAATACATCCAAACCAAAGgactttgttttggaaaaaaataacaaagaaaCTGAATTATCCATTTCTCCAAAACCCCATTTCAACAAGAATGACAGTAACACAAGTGATGATATAATATCAACACTTGGAAATAGTAACAAAGATTTAAACTTTGCGGAAGTGTCACCATGTTCACAAAGTTCCAGTTCTTCTTCTAGAAAAAAATCAAGTCTTTTAGTAAACAGGACAAAATCAAGACTAATGGATCCACCTGAACAAGATCAAAGGTCTCAAAATGTTGCAATGAAATCTGGGGTTTTGTTAAAAGATAGtaaaattgaagaagaagaagaagaagaagaggacccTTTTTCAGGTGAGGATTTACCTGAGGAATACAAGAAAGTAAAGTTCAGTACATTAACTGTTCTTCAGTTGGTGAGTTTAGTTGTAATTATTGCTGCTTTAGTGTGTTCTGTtatatttagagtattgagggaAAAGAAGGCTTTTGGTCTTGAattatggaaatgggaagtaatgaTTTTAGTGTTGATTTGTGGAAGATTGTTTTCTGGTTGTGTGATAAGGTTGGTGGTGTTCTTGGTTGAGCTTAATTTTTTGTTGAGGAAAAGAGTTTTGTATTTTGTGTATGGATTGAGGACCTCAGTGCAGAATTGCATTTGGTTGAGTTTGGTTTTGATTGCTTGGCAGTGTATTTTTAACAACAAGGTTGATAAAATGACTGGTGGGAAAGTTCTACCTTATGTGTCAAGTATTTGGATTTGTCTTTTGGTAGGCACATACATTTGGTTGCTGAAAACAATTCTTGTGAAGGTTCTAGCTATGTCGTTTCATGTTAGTGCGTTCTTCGACCGAATTCGAGAATCTTTGTTCAATCAGTATGTGATCGAGACGTTGTCTGGGCCAGCATTGGTTGAGATTGATCAGCCCGAGCACGAGGAGGAAGAGAAGGGAACACCACGGAAGACTCCTATGTCAGCTACTCCGAGGAGTTCTGCATTTTCGAGGGTTATTTCTGAGAAGGAAAAGGGAGAGAAGGGCGGAATCACTATAGATCATTTGCATAGACTAAATCAGAAGAATATTTCTGCTTGGAATATGAAAAGGCTGATTAATATGGTTCGAAATGGTGTGCTGTCAACTTTGGACGAGAAGCTACTGGAGTCAACTCACGAGGATGAATCTGCTGTGCAGATCACTAGTGAAAAAAAGGCTAAAGCTGCAGCCCAGCAGATATTTAGCAATGTGGCTAAGCCTGGCTCCAA GTTCATCTATCTGGAGGACTTGATGCGTTTTCTGAGAGAAGATGAGGCATTGAAAACAGTGCGCCTTATCGAAGGTGGAACTGAAACCGGGGGCATAAGTAAACGGGCTTTAAAAAATTGGGCG GTGAATGCATTTAGAGAACGAAGGGCTCTTGCTCTGTCATTAAATGACACTAATACTGCTGTAAACAAACTTCATCAAATGTTAAATGTCCTTGTGGCAATAATCATAATAATCATCTGGCTCCTTATATTCAGAGTTGCCACTACACATTTCTTGGTATTTTTGAGTTCCCAGATGCTTCTGGTAGTATTCATCTTCGGTAACTCAGCCAAGACGACATTCGAGGCAATCATCTTTTTATTTGTAATGCACCCATTTGATGTAGGCGATCGTGTTGAAGTTGATGGAGTTCAG ATGGTAGTTGAAGAGATGAATATATTGACAACAGTTTTCCTGAGATATGATAACCAGAAGATCATATATCCAAATAGTGTCCTATCGACAAAGCCCGTAAGCAATTACTACCGCAGTCCACACATGGGAGATGCAGTTGATTTCTGCATTCATATCTCAACTCCCACACAAAAGATTGCTATGATGAAAGAGAGAATAACAAG GTATATTGAGAACAGGAGTGATCATTGGCAGCCGGCTCCAATGATTGTCATGAGAGATGTGGAAGATTTGAATGGGATAAAATGGTCGGTGTGGCTCTCACACACGATGAATCACCAAGATATGGGAGAGAGATGGGCGAGGAGAGCTCTTCTTGTTGAAGAAATGGTAAAAATATTTAGGGAGCTCGATATCCAATACCGTATGCTACCTCTTGATGTCAACATCCGTCACCTGCCACAATTATCATCAAGCAGAGCTCCGTctaactggacagtttctgcttAA